The Archocentrus centrarchus isolate MPI-CPG fArcCen1 chromosome 7, fArcCen1, whole genome shotgun sequence genome window below encodes:
- the esyt1a gene encoding extended synaptotagmin-1, with protein sequence MPAADAEPGTGKSTEPLAPASQSQPQGEHAVSVLWSFGKCLGALLPVYLAGYYGFSITVVLFGLMIYMGWKHSRLEKMMKLKSAMYLLENEREFTTQTVFRAKRDLPPWVNFPDVEKVEWVNKILQQAWPFIGQYLEKLLVETIAPAIRTSSIHLQTLSFTKVNIGDKALKVVGVKAHTEQDKKQVMLDLYLSYAGDVEINVEIKKYFCKAGVKGVQLHGKLRVILEPLIGDVPLVGAVTMFFIRRPKLDINWTGLTNLLDIPGLNAMSDTMIMDAIASHLVLPNRLTIPLVADLHVAQLRSPLPRGVVRIHLLEAEDLTAKDTVIKGLIDGKSDPYAVLRVGTQIFTSHHVDNNLNPQWREMYEVIVHEVPGQELEVEVFDKDPDQDDFLGRVKIDLDIVKKARVVDDWFNLRDVPSGSVHLRLEWLSLLSSADRLSEVIEKNQNLTSKIADPPSAAILAIYLDQAYQLPMRKGNKDPSPLVQISVQDTTKESKTCYGTANPVWEDAFTFFIQDPRKRDINIQVKDDDRALSLGSLTVPVTRLLGMPELTMDQWFQLENSGSASRIYMKIVLRVLWLSEDTTPTTPSPHPKDPGSILGQGGITSDQNSSGLGGLTKPQLARPQHTTPDPEFATEGVLRIHLVEAQNLIAKDNFMGGMVKGKSDPYVKIRVAGITFRSHTIKENLNPVWNELYEVILTQLPGQEIQFELFDKDIDQDDFLGRFKLNLRDIISAQFTDTWYILNDVKSGRVHLMLEWLPRVSDLPRLEQILQYQSQQSFQNKVVPSAAVLFLYVERAHGLPLKKSGKEPKVGAEIILKNVSYKTKICERSTSPRWDEGFHFLVRDPRDEILTVKLSHSWGQALGSLTLPLKEVLAETDLVLDRWLSLDGALPESQILLRVTLKLLDTQLAVCRGATGDAGISDVLPKWDPSHLDLRHRAGFSIVSDNINSAGQVKLTIGYSADENRLFITVHSCRALVACSKDGADPYVSFILLPDKKATTKRKTATKKKDLNPEFNERFDFDFSLEESLQRRLDLSVKNSVSFISRERELIGKLQLDLDQIDLKTGVTQWYDLTAETN encoded by the exons ATGCCAGCCGCGGATGCAGAGCCGGGCACGGGCAAAAGCACGGAGCCTCTAGCCCCGGCCTCGCAGAGCCAACCCCAGGGTGAACACGCAGTGAGTGTGCTGTGGTCGTTTGGAAAATGCCTGGGTGCTCTTCTACCGGTGTACCTGGCCGGATACTATGGCTTCAGCATCACTGTTGTTCTGTTCGGTCTGATGATCTACATGGGATGGAAACACAGCAGACTAGAGAAAATGATGAAGCTCAAGTCTGCCATGTACCTCCTGGAGAACGAGAGGGAATTCACCACTCAAACGGTTTTCAGAGCCAAAAGGGATTTGCCTCCCTGG GTCAACTTTCCAGATGTGGAAAAAGTGGAGTGGGTCAATAAg ATCCTGCAGCAGGCTTGGCCCTTCATAGGGCAGTATCTGGAGAAGTTACTTGTGGAAACCATTGCTCCTGCCATCCGTACTTCTAGCATTCATCTGCAGACTCTCAGCTTCACCAAGGTTAACATCGGAGACAAG GCGCTGAAGGTGGTTGGCGTAAAGGCTCATACAGAACAAGACAAGAAACAAGTTATGTTGGATTTGTACTTAAG CTATGCCGGTGATGTTGAGATCAATGTTGAAATCAAAAAATACTTCTGCAAAGCTGGAGTAAAAGGGGTCCAG CTCCACGGAAAGCTGCGTGTGATCCTTGAGCCTCTGATTGGAGATGTGCCACTGGTTGGAGCTGTCACTATGTTCTTCATTCGCAGGCCT AAACTCGACATCAATTGGACTGGACTTACCAACCTCTTGGATATCCCTGGACTGAA TGCCATGTCGGACACTATGATAATGGATGCAATAGCCTCCCACCTGGTGCTTCCCAATCGTCTCACTATTCCCCTGGTGGCTGACCTGCACGTTGCGCAACTCCGCTCCCCTCTCCCAAGG GGAGTTGTGCGTATCCACCTGCTGGAGGCTGAGGACCTGACTGCCAAGGACACAGTCATCAAGGGCTTAATCGATGGAAAGTCAGACCCATATGCTGTGCTGCGTGTTGGAACCCAGATTTTCACCTCTCATCACGTCGACAACAACCTGAACCCACAGTGGAGGGAGATGTATGAG gtGATTGTCCATGAAGTACCTGGTCAGGAGTTGGAAGTGGAAGTGTTTGACAAAGACCCAGACCAGGATGACTTCCTGGGGAG gGTCAAAATAGATCTTGATATTGTAAAGAAGGCCAGAGTTGTGGATGAT TGGTTTAATCTGAGGGATGTCCCATCTGGCAGTGTTCACCTCCGGCTTGAGTGGCTCTCTCTGCTGTCCTCTGCTGACAGACTGAGTGAG GTGATTGAGAAGAACCAGAACTTGACCAGTAAGATAGCTGACCCTCCATCTGCTGCCATCCTAGCCATCTATCTCGATCAGGCTTATCAACTGCCT ATGAGAAAAGGTAATAAGGACCCGAGCCCATTGGTACAAATTTCTGTTCAGGATACAACTAAAGAGAGCAAg ACTTGCTATGGTACAGCCAACCCTGTTTGGGAAGATGCTTTTACCTTCTTCATTCAGGATCCTCGCAAACGAGATATCAACATCCAG GTAAAGGATGATGACCGTGCTCTGTCCCTGGGCAGTCTCACAGTCCCTGTGACGCGCCTTCTCGGCATGCCCGAGCTCACCATGGACCAGTGGTTCCAGCTGGAGAATTCGGGTTCAGCCAGCCGCATCTACATGAAAATTGTGCTGAGG GTTTTGTGGCTAAGTGAAGATACCACTCCTACAACTCCTTCCCCTCACCCTAAAGATCCTGGGTCCATATTGGGTCAGGGGGGAATCACATCAGACCAGAACTCTTCAGGACTCGGTGGACTGACTAAACCTCAGCTGGCACGACCGCAGCACACCACGCCTGATCCAGAGTTTGCAACTGAG GGGGTGTTGCGAATCCATCTGGTGGAGGCCCAAAATCTGATTGCCAAAGACAACTTTATGGGGGGCATGGTGAAGGGGAAGAGCGACCCCTATGTCAAGATTCGTGTCGCTGGTATAACCTTTCGCAGCCACACCATCAAAGAGAACCTCAATCCTGTCTGGAATGAACTCTATGAG gtTATTTTGACCCAGCTTCCAGGTCAAGAGATCCAGTTTGAATTGTTTGATAAAGACATCGATCAAGATGACTTCCTTGGAAG gttTAAACTTAACCTGCGAGACATCATCAGCGCACAATTCACTGATACG TGGTACATTCTGAATGATGTGAAGTCTGGTCGAGTTCACCTGATGCTGGAGTGGCTGCCCAGAGTCTCTGACCTACCCAGACTGGAGCAG ATCCTGCAGTATCAGTCCCAGCAGTCTTTCCAAAACAAGGTGGTGCCGTCAGCCGCTGTGCTGTTTCTGTATGTGGAGCGTGCCCATGGCCTGCCG TTGAAGAAGAGTGGAAAGGAGCCAAAGGTTGGAGCTGAGATTATCCTCAAAAATGTTTCATACAAAACCAAG atttgtgaGCGGTCCACATCCCCTCGATGGGATGAAGGCTTTCATTTTTTGGTTCGTGACCCCAGAGATGAAATACTCACAGTCAAG cTTTCGCACAGCTGGGGCCAGGCTCTCGGGTCCTTGACACTTCCTCTGAAGGAGGTGCTGGCTGAGACAGACTTGGTTCTGGACCGCTGGCTCAGTCTGGATGGAGCTCTGCCAGAGAGCCAAATACTGTTGAGGGTCACACTTAAG CTCTTGGACACTCAGCTGGCAGTGTGTCGTGGGGCTACAGGGGATGCAGGTATCAGTGACGTCTTGCCCAAATGGGATCCTTCACATCTGGACCTCAGACACAGAGCTGGATTCTCCAT AGTCAGTGATAACATAAACTCAGCTGGTCAGGTGAAGCTCACCATCGGTTACTCCGCAGACGAAAACAGGCTTTTCATCACTGTTCACTCCTGCAG AGCGCTGGTAGCGTGCTCCAAGGATGGCGCAGACCCGTATGTTTCCTTCATCCTGCTGCCTGACAAGAAGGCCACCACCAAGCGGAAAACTGCAACCAAGAAGAAAGACCTCAACCCTGAATTTAACGAGAG gtttgactttgacttttcaCTTGAGGAATCCTTGCAGAGAAGACTGGACCTGTCTGTAAAGAACAGTGTCTCTTTCATCAGCAGAGAGAGGGAGCTCATCGGCAAG TTGCAGCTGGACCTGGACCAAATTGACCTCAAGACGGGCGTCACACAGTG gTACGATTTGACCGCGGAGACCAACTAG